The following DNA comes from Abyssisolibacter fermentans.
TTAACGCCTTCTCTTTTTTCTTTTGCAACTTTTTCGTTTATTTGTTTCTCTATTTTATCAATTTCATCCTCTATATCTTTATTTACAGGATATGATTCCCCTGTATTCGATTTAAACATTTCTAATTGTATCTCATCACTAAGTAATCCATTTAAAAACTCCAAACCTAACTCAATATTTTTACCATTTCTATTTACTAAAAATCCACATACATTAAGCACGTTATCATCACCATTTATGACATTAGGTAAATAAATATTATAACTTGCATTGATCCATTTAGATACTTTTAATGATTTTAAACCATTATCAAAAACCCAAAGTTTTTTCATATCTTTATAATTATTTTTATATTTTAAATCGTAGGTCTCCTTACACTGTGGTGAAGTATAATTTAAAATCATATTGTAAAAGTCTTTATAAGTATATTCTTTGTTTATAATATACTTACCTGAAAATATTTCATCTCTTATGTTATTTATATAATCAATAATTTTTGAATTATTTAAATCCACTCTTTTTATTGATTCATTTAGTATCTCTAAATTATTAATCATAGATGTTATAAGCTCATTGTAATCAGTAAAACAAAAATACTCTGGTTGTAATTTTAACCATTTATCTTTTATGCTTAGATAGTCTTCTTTAGTCCAATTAAGTTTAGGTTCATCTATTTTTAATTTGTTAAATTCTCGTCTATGAAGTATAACTGGATAATGAATCATGCCTACTGGTATAAAATAACCTCCATCAGTAAGTAAACTATCATATACTTTTGTAAGATTTGGTATCTTTCCTTGTGTGTCTACAGCAATCCCACGTTCTATATATTTTTTATATGTACTGTCATCCGAAATAAATATTAAAGTTGGACCTTCGTTTAGATACAATTTTGTATTCATTTTCTTTTCATAATCATCTTCATTATTTCCATTAATTACATCAAAGTTCACTTTTATCCCTGTCTCTAATTCAAACCTTTCTGCATAACCGTATATTTTAAAATATTTCCATGTAATATCATATGCAAAATCATCTTTTTCTACTAAAATAGTTATTTCATTATCATCAACATTCGTTTTAATTTCATTTGAATTATTTGAACAACCCATAATTAACAACCCTAATATAATGCATAAGATTAAAACTACCTTTTTTTTCATCATACAAATCTCCGTTTCAATAAATAAAATAATCTTTATCCTTAAAATTTTGTATCCTAATTCTTTCTGTTGGAATAATCTTTCCAGTAATTTTTTTAATTGCATATATGAATTCTATTAAGCCTAAGGAATATATGTCCTTTAAATCAGCTTGTCTGCTTGTAATCGTTTTTGTTTTTAATTTATATATTATTTTATCTTATTAGTTTTTACTTAAAAAAATTATAGATATACTTGTCAGTTTTCTGGAATCTATATTCTATTTTATTATATTATATCATTATATTTTATTTTTTGTAAATTATTATTAATAATTGTATTTTATCCTTTATTTCCTATTCTTTATTTTGTCCTCTGCTTCTATGATAATATGTAATAAAATCCCATTGTATTTATAATCAATTTCATTATCTTCAAAACTGTTAACTCCATAGGAATTTGATATTCCAGTAAATTAGGTTTTTCTCATTCTACTATATTATTTACGAAAGTTCTAATAATCTTAGTCTTTTCAATTTCACTCGTATCATTTTGATAAAGTACCTTAGGATATATATTTACTCCTAATAGCTCTATTTAAAATAATTCAAGCAGAAAAACTTAGGTTTTGTTTTTCTGCTTGATAACATCAATCTATTGTTTCTTATTCATTCAGCCACATATTGTACTTATACTCCAGTTTCTCTAATTCTCTACTTAACTCTTCATCTGTATAAGCTTCATCTGCAAATATAAATTTTGCAAAATCTTTGTATATCATATTTTTTATTTCCTGGATTATCCTACTATTAGTACAATCCTTATAATTTCCATTATTAATTTGTTGTAAAATATATTTTCTTAAAGCTACAGCTTTTTCATTAATATTTTTTTCTTTCTCTATTTTCTCAATTTCATCTTCAATATCCTTATTCACTGGATATAAAGTATCCATATCTGATAGATACATTTCTAATTGGGTTTCATTACTAAGTAATCCATTTACAAATTGCATACCTAAATCGGTATTTTTTCCATTTTTATTTACTATGACTCCAAATTTTTCAATTAACCTTTCTTTTTCAAACATCATACAAGGTACTACTATCTTATCTTTAATATCAATATACTCACCTACATCTAATGATTTTAAACCATTTTTGGCACTACTCTTCCATAATCTTCTGTAATCATTAGTTTTTGATTCATTGTACTCTTTTGAATTTGTATCAAAAATCATATTATAGTAGTTTTCATATTTATAGTTTTTATTCAAAATGTATTTGCCTGAAAATATTTCTTTCCTTACATCTTTTATATACTGAATAACTCTTGAATTATTTAGATTGATTTTTTTGTTTCTTTCATCTAATATCTCTAAATCATAAATCATAGGTAATATAAATTCATAATATTCTTCATCATTAAAATATTCTGGTTTGATTCTAAAGTACTCTTTTTTTATTTTCAAATAATCTTCTCTAGTCAAATCAGGCTTTAAATCGTCTATTCCTAATTTTGCAGTTGCATTTCTATTAAATGCAACTGCCCAATGAAGTATACCTATTGGAGTAAAATAACATCCATCATCCAACAGTTCATTATATATTTTTTTTGCATTTGGTATTTTCCCTTCAGTATTTAATGCAACCCCCTGTTGTATATATTCTTCATATCTACTATAGTCTGATATAAATATTAAAGTTGGTCCTTCTTTTAAATATAACTTTGCATTTGCTTTTTTGGCATAATCATCCTCGTTATTTCCCTTTACTACATCGAATTTCACTTTTATACCAGTTTCTAATTCAAATTTTTGTGCGTACATATATACAGTCGTAAAAATAATTTTTATCTCAGTATACTCAATATCTCTAATTAAGATAGTTATTTCTTTTTGATCATCATCTGTAATATCATTTGAATCATTTGAGCAACCAATAGATAATACCATCAATATAATACATATGATTAGAACAGTTGCAATTTTTTTCATTATCACACCTCTTTAATCCTTCAATATGCAGTTTTACTAATTAATCTATAAATTGAATCTAAATTCAAATTCTTTGTATGTAATATAATTCAAGCAGAAAAACTTAGGTTTTTGTTTTTCTGCTTTATAACATCAATTTATTGTTTCCTATTCATTCAGCCACATATTATACTTATTCTCTAACTTCTGTAATTCACTACCTAACTCTTCATCTGTATAGGCTTCATCTGCAAAGATAAATTTTGCAAAATCTTTGTATATCATATTTTTTATTTCCTGATTTACTCTACTATTAGAACAACGCCTATAATTACCAGTCTTGATTTGTTGTAAAATATATTTTCTTAGATCTACAGCTTTTTCATTAGTGCTTTTATCTTTCTCTATTTTCTCAATTTCATTCACTATTTCCTTATTCACCGGATATAAAGCATCCGCTTCTGTTTTATACATTTCTAATTGAATCTCATCACTAAGTAATCCATTTATAAACTCCATAGCTAACTCAATATTTTTTCCATTTTTATTTACAATAAAACCACATGTATAAAGTAGGTCATCTTTTCCATATATAATATTAGGTAAAACAATATCATCTCTCAAATCAATAAAATCAGCTATTTCTAAGGATTTCAAACCATTAATACCGAACAGATCTTTTCTGAGATTTTCATTGTCATGTCTACGTTTTAAGTCTCTTGATTCTTTATGTTCTTCTGAATCTTTTTCAAAAATCATATTATAATAGTTTTCATAAGTATAATCTTTATTTATAATATATTTACCTGAAAATATTTCTTCTCTTACATCATTTATATATTGAATAACTCTTGTATTATTTAGACTCGCTTCCTTGTTTGATTCATCTAAAATCTCTAAATCATTAATCATAAATATCAAAAGATT
Coding sequences within:
- a CDS encoding extracellular solute-binding protein, which translates into the protein MMKKKVVLILCIILGLLIMGCSNNSNEIKTNVDDNEITILVEKDDFAYDITWKYFKIYGYAERFELETGIKVNFDVINGNNEDDYEKKMNTKLYLNEGPTLIFISDDSTYKKYIERGIAVDTQGKIPNLTKVYDSLLTDGGYFIPVGMIHYPVILHRREFNKLKIDEPKLNWTKEDYLSIKDKWLKLQPEYFCFTDYNELITSMINNLEILNESIKRVDLNNSKIIDYINNIRDEIFSGKYIINKEYTYKDFYNMILNYTSPQCKETYDLKYKNNYKDMKKLWVFDNGLKSLKVSKWINASYNIYLPNVINGDDNVLNVCGFLVNRNGKNIELGLEFLNGLLSDEIQLEMFKSNTGESYPVNKDIEDEIDKIEKQINEKVAKEKREGVKHLVRKDVNEKAIVLRKYIISQVKTGNYKRRCNNKIVMQIEEMIQKDFVKFIFADEAYTDEELGRELQKLEYNYNIWLNE
- a CDS encoding extracellular solute-binding protein, with protein sequence MKKIATVLIICIILMVLSIGCSNDSNDITDDDQKEITILIRDIEYTEIKIIFTTVYMYAQKFELETGIKVKFDVVKGNNEDDYAKKANAKLYLKEGPTLIFISDYSRYEEYIQQGVALNTEGKIPNAKKIYNELLDDGCYFTPIGILHWAVAFNRNATAKLGIDDLKPDLTREDYLKIKKEYFRIKPEYFNDEEYYEFILPMIYDLEILDERNKKINLNNSRVIQYIKDVRKEIFSGKYILNKNYKYENYYNMIFDTNSKEYNESKTNDYRRLWKSSAKNGLKSLDVGEYIDIKDKIVVPCMMFEKERLIEKFGVIVNKNGKNTDLGMQFVNGLLSNETQLEMYLSDMDTLYPVNKDIEDEIEKIEKEKNINEKAVALRKYILQQINNGNYKDCTNSRIIQEIKNMIYKDFAKFIFADEAYTDEELSRELEKLEYKYNMWLNE
- a CDS encoding extracellular solute-binding protein — translated: MKKILCLILCIVLALLTIGCSNNSDDITIDADSKDEKQREITIVIKDYDLSNIKANYSTIYRYSKKFETENGMKVNFDIINGNNEDDYDKKINTKLYLKEGPTLIYISDYSTYRDYIEQGIAVNTEGRIPNLIKVYDSLLDDGHYFVPVGMLHWATALNRCAVDKLEIDDPKFDWTREDYLKIKEKWLKLEPEYFCAQEYWNLLIFMINDLEILDESNKEASLNNTRVIQYINDVREEIFSGKYIINKDYTYENYYNMIFEKDSEEHKESRDLKRRHDNENLRKDLFGINGLKSLEIADFIDLRDDIVLPNIIYGKDDLLYTCGFIVNKNGKNIELAMEFINGLLSDEIQLEMYKTEADALYPVNKEIVNEIEKIEKDKSTNEKAVDLRKYILQQIKTGNYRRCSNSRVNQEIKNMIYKDFAKFIFADEAYTDEELGSELQKLENKYNMWLNE